One part of the Oceanihabitans sp. IOP_32 genome encodes these proteins:
- a CDS encoding TlpA disulfide reductase family protein, with amino-acid sequence MKLVALGIFLLLITSCNERTDTEFSLTGKTNGIENGTWVYLDNADSQSVDLIDSTLVENNAFVFKTKLTNSPLHVVIRTNDDSNYRFLWLENNAMAFDASLTDFENAIVTGSNEENLGQKLRKELENLSEENQRKKEIEFIQKHPNSIVSVETLSTYSTTFGKKETKELFDQLSEKNKTSKYGKIIETYIKLNDVAEIGQHFIDFEMNDKNGNSIKLSDLKGKTILLEFWASWCAPCRKENPNLVKTYNRFKTKGFEIFAVSLDENKEKWIKAIEKDKLNWYHVNDFKGNGSKASLIYGVEGIPDSFLIDQNGKIIARDLRGEELNEKLTELLK; translated from the coding sequence ATGAAATTAGTAGCTTTAGGAATATTTTTATTATTGATAACGTCCTGTAATGAAAGAACTGATACTGAATTTTCTTTGACTGGAAAAACAAATGGAATCGAAAACGGAACATGGGTTTATTTGGACAATGCGGACAGTCAAAGTGTTGACCTTATCGATTCTACACTAGTTGAAAATAATGCTTTTGTTTTCAAAACAAAATTAACAAACTCACCATTGCACGTAGTAATACGAACAAATGACGATTCCAATTACCGTTTTCTTTGGCTGGAAAACAATGCTATGGCCTTTGATGCTTCGCTGACCGATTTTGAAAATGCAATTGTAACTGGTTCGAATGAAGAAAATTTAGGACAAAAATTACGCAAAGAACTAGAAAATCTATCAGAAGAAAATCAAAGAAAAAAAGAAATAGAATTTATTCAAAAACATCCAAATAGTATTGTTAGTGTTGAAACGCTATCTACCTACTCAACAACTTTCGGGAAAAAGGAAACTAAAGAATTGTTTGACCAACTTTCAGAAAAAAATAAAACATCTAAATACGGGAAAATAATTGAAACTTACATTAAACTGAATGATGTAGCAGAAATTGGACAACATTTTATTGATTTTGAAATGAATGACAAAAATGGGAACTCAATAAAACTTTCAGATTTAAAAGGCAAAACTATACTTTTAGAATTTTGGGCTTCTTGGTGTGCACCTTGCAGAAAAGAAAACCCAAATCTTGTAAAAACTTACAATAGATTTAAAACTAAAGGATTTGAAATATTTGCTGTTTCCTTGGACGAAAACAAAGAAAAGTGGATAAAAGCAATTGAAAAAGACAAACTAAATTGGTATCACGTAAACGATTTTAAAGGCAACGGAAGTAAAGCCTCTTTGATTTATGGAGTTGAAGGAATACCAGACAGCTTTCTGATTGACCAAAATGGAAAAATAATAGCGAGAGATTTGCGAGGAGAAGAATTGAACGAAAAATTAACAGAGCTATTAAAATAA
- a CDS encoding type II toxin-antitoxin system RelE/ParE family toxin, which yields MAKYKLTNEAKNDLIWIHHYGVEKFGMTQAVKYFESFFEYFDIIAERPFSFESVDYIKKGYRRCVCGVDSIYYKINENIVEIIAIVGRQDLNEKLESE from the coding sequence ATGGCTAAATATAAACTGACAAACGAAGCAAAAAATGACTTGATATGGATTCATCATTACGGAGTTGAAAAATTCGGAATGACGCAAGCGGTCAAATACTTTGAGTCATTTTTTGAATATTTTGACATTATTGCCGAACGACCTTTTTCTTTTGAATCGGTTGACTATATAAAAAAGGGATATAGAAGATGCGTATGTGGAGTTGATAGTATTTATTATAAAATTAATGAAAATATTGTCGAAATAATAGCAATTGTAGGAAGACAAGATTTGAATGAAAAATTAGAATCTGAATAA
- a CDS encoding type II toxin-antitoxin system ParD family antitoxin gives MSRQSISFTKPNDEWLKTQVDNKEYSSKSELVNDLIRQARKQQVQIDWIRAKLEKAENSGFTNDSKESILAQSKSLLNG, from the coding sequence ATGTCAAGACAAAGTATATCATTTACAAAGCCGAACGATGAATGGCTAAAAACTCAAGTGGACAATAAAGAATATTCAAGCAAAAGCGAGTTAGTTAACGATTTGATTAGACAAGCCCGAAAACAACAAGTTCAAATTGACTGGATTCGAGCAAAACTAGAAAAGGCTGAAAATAGTGGATTTACAAATGATAGTAAAGAGAGTATTTTAGCCCAATCAAAGTCCTTGCTAAATGGCTAA
- a CDS encoding phage integrase N-terminal SAM-like domain-containing protein, whose protein sequence is MLYHKLKRSVELAGKSQSTLTNYARCLAHIALHFNCSPLELDEEQILDYLHVLKSQHKTPSDSFFKHTVYGLRKELGKSQPASFYESLFKNQWVVYCKRPFFGPS, encoded by the coding sequence ATACTCTACCACAAACTCAAACGGTCTGTTGAGCTCGCTGGCAAAAGCCAGAGCACTCTTACCAACTATGCTCGCTGTTTAGCGCACATCGCACTCCATTTTAACTGTAGTCCACTTGAGCTCGATGAGGAACAGATCCTGGACTATCTACACGTTTTAAAGTCACAACACAAGACCCCCTCAGATAGTTTTTTCAAGCACACTGTTTATGGGCTGCGCAAAGAGCTGGGAAAATCACAACCCGCTTCATTTTACGAAAGCCTGTTCAAGAACCAGTGGGTGGTCTATTGCAAACGCCCATTCTTTGGGCCTTCATAG
- a CDS encoding transposase, whose amino-acid sequence MEYLGSYTHKIAISNHRIKSLESGNVRFMVKDYRQGGKKSVLALSDAEFIRRFSLHILPKGFTRIRHYGILSSYYKRTIIPELQKDLGRPELAEKVLLKHRKCSSCKKGNLVTIATFPARGPPNGWREQIEKHLNRPI is encoded by the coding sequence GTGGAATATCTAGGGAGCTATACCCATAAAATTGCGATAAGCAACCATCGTATAAAAAGTCTTGAAAGTGGAAACGTACGGTTTATGGTAAAGGATTATCGCCAAGGGGGTAAGAAGTCGGTACTTGCACTATCCGATGCCGAGTTCATCAGGCGTTTTTCATTGCATATCCTGCCCAAAGGGTTTACCCGCATCCGGCACTATGGTATCTTGAGCAGCTATTATAAAAGAACCATAATCCCAGAACTACAAAAAGATCTGGGCAGGCCAGAACTAGCGGAAAAAGTACTTTTAAAGCACCGCAAGTGTTCCAGCTGTAAAAAAGGAAACCTGGTTACCATTGCAACCTTCCCCGCTCGTGGACCACCGAATGGTTGGCGCGAACAGATCGAGAAACACCTAAACAGACCAATATGA